The following coding sequences are from one Panicum hallii strain FIL2 chromosome 5, PHallii_v3.1, whole genome shotgun sequence window:
- the LOC112893505 gene encoding protein PLASTID TRANSCRIPTIONALLY ACTIVE 10 isoform X2 codes for MATTPPAAATFLHHHLPLPSLRPKTLLRTRLRRLAASISPSPPDETPAADPPVIPSISIENTEPEEVARRRSWVEHGWAPWEEVMTPEVAFARHSLNEGEEVPLQSPESLEAFRMLTPAYRKKVEAEAGYIERLFATRDTPEPLETTWAGRLPLRLVPPRDWPPPGWEVDPDELEFIREAHREASERLDMEAAAAAGVTNVEKLEDAPKDLALDRYKMFLKQYKEWVEANRDRLEQESYQYDQDYYPGRRKRGKDYREDMHELPFYYPGQICYGQVTTVHLYQGAFVDIGCVHDGWVSIKGNDWYWIRHHIKPGMKVYVEILAKRDPYRFRFPLEMRFVYPNIDHLIFNRFDFPPIFHRKEDTNPEQLWREGGRPPIPRKKPLKDMEKEPLVSDHPFVDTLWEWHNAEQMILDYEEQNPDKFKDTTYESTVDASSFDEENRVEYTEGYFKETRLKKKVVNVNIKELDLDAARAERQCS; via the exons ATGGCGACcaccccgccggccgccgctaccttcctccaccaccaccttcCCCTTCCCAGCCTCCGCCCCAAGACCCTGCTCAgaacccgcctccgccgcctcgccgcaTCCATCAGCCCCTCGCCTCCCGATGAGACCCCCGCCGCCGACCCGCCGGTCATCCCATCGATCAGCATTGAAAACACCGAACCCGAAGAGGttgcccgccgccgcagctgggTTGAGCACGGCTGGGCGCCCTGGGAGGAGGTCATGACCCCGGAGGTCGCCTTCGCGCGCCACAGCCTCAACGAGGGCGAGGAGGTGCCGCTCCAGTCGCCGGAGTCCCTCGAGGCCTTCCGCATGCTTACGCCGGCCTACCGGAAGAAGGTGGAGGCTGAGGCGGGGTACATCGAGCGCCTCTTCGCGACACGCGACACGCCCGAGCCCCTTGAGACGACGTGGGCCGGCAGGCTCCCGCTGCGGCTCGTGCCGCCGCGGGACTGGCCTCCGCCCGGCTGGGAGGTGGACCCGGACGAGCTGGAGTTTATAAGGGAAGCGCACAGGGAGGCGTCGGAGAGGCTGGAcatggaggcggcggccgcggccggggtGACGAACGTGGAGAAGCTGGAGGACGCGCCGAAGGATCTGGCGCTAGATAGATACAAAATGTTTCTGAAGCAGTATAAGGAATGGGTGGAGGCAAACCGGGATAGGTTGGAGCAGGAATCCTACCAG TACGACCAGGATTACTACCCTGGCAGAAGAAAAAGAGGTAAGGACTACAGAGAAGATATG CATGAACTTCCATTCTACTATCCTGGACAG ATTTGTTATGGGCAAGTGACGACCGTTCACCTCTATCAGGGAGCCTTTGTGGACATCGGCTGTGTCCATGATGG GTGGGTGTCGATAAAAGGAAATGACTGGTATTGGATTCGGCATCACATCAAGCCTGGCATGAAAGTATATGTGGAGATTCTG GCCAAACGAGATCCCTACCGTTTCCGCTTTCCACTTGAAATGCGATTTGTATATCCCAACATTGATCACCTAAT ATTCAATAGATTTGACTTTCCACCAATATTTCACCGCAAGGAGGATACTAACCCAGAGCAGTTGTGG CGTGAAGGTGGACGGCCACCCATTCCTAGGAAAAAACCTTTAAAGGATATGGAAAAGGAACCTTTGGTATCAGATCATCCTTTTGTTGATACG CTTTGGGAATGGCATAATGCAGAGCAGATGATTTTAGACTACGAGGAGCAAAATCCAGATAAATTCAAGGATACAACATATGAGTCCACAGTTGATGCATCCTCATTCGATGAAGAAAACAGAGTTGAATACACTGAAGGATATTTTAAAGAAACACGGCTAAAAAAGAAAGTTGTG AATGTAAACATCAAAGAACTTGATCTTGATGCTGCTCGTGCTGAGCGCCAG TGCAGCTGA
- the LOC112893505 gene encoding protein PLASTID TRANSCRIPTIONALLY ACTIVE 10 isoform X1 has protein sequence MATTPPAAATFLHHHLPLPSLRPKTLLRTRLRRLAASISPSPPDETPAADPPVIPSISIENTEPEEVARRRSWVEHGWAPWEEVMTPEVAFARHSLNEGEEVPLQSPESLEAFRMLTPAYRKKVEAEAGYIERLFATRDTPEPLETTWAGRLPLRLVPPRDWPPPGWEVDPDELEFIREAHREASERLDMEAAAAAGVTNVEKLEDAPKDLALDRYKMFLKQYKEWVEANRDRLEQESYQYDQDYYPGRRKRGKDYREDMHELPFYYPGQICYGQVTTVHLYQGAFVDIGCVHDGWVSIKGNDWYWIRHHIKPGMKVYVEILAKRDPYRFRFPLEMRFVYPNIDHLIFNRFDFPPIFHRKEDTNPEQLWREGGRPPIPRKKPLKDMEKEPLVSDHPFVDTLWEWHNAEQMILDYEEQNPDKFKDTTYESTVDASSFDEENRVEYTEGYFKETRLKKKVVNVNIKELDLDAARAERQLIKRLKKEAEERGEQYKVGKLRRNREMDEYDLMQWRRSFEEREALIRDICCRKALGLPIEEPGRYDVDEAEVYGKDYYDPEKPMYRYDYWGEPKNTEKTRLERDVERHNQQVVGDAKKWCEMSYDDYIRKKLWLEAAEARERQRKASEPQEEEEEYDDGMDLDLKKMTDPRAPHNRFYITK, from the exons ATGGCGACcaccccgccggccgccgctaccttcctccaccaccaccttcCCCTTCCCAGCCTCCGCCCCAAGACCCTGCTCAgaacccgcctccgccgcctcgccgcaTCCATCAGCCCCTCGCCTCCCGATGAGACCCCCGCCGCCGACCCGCCGGTCATCCCATCGATCAGCATTGAAAACACCGAACCCGAAGAGGttgcccgccgccgcagctgggTTGAGCACGGCTGGGCGCCCTGGGAGGAGGTCATGACCCCGGAGGTCGCCTTCGCGCGCCACAGCCTCAACGAGGGCGAGGAGGTGCCGCTCCAGTCGCCGGAGTCCCTCGAGGCCTTCCGCATGCTTACGCCGGCCTACCGGAAGAAGGTGGAGGCTGAGGCGGGGTACATCGAGCGCCTCTTCGCGACACGCGACACGCCCGAGCCCCTTGAGACGACGTGGGCCGGCAGGCTCCCGCTGCGGCTCGTGCCGCCGCGGGACTGGCCTCCGCCCGGCTGGGAGGTGGACCCGGACGAGCTGGAGTTTATAAGGGAAGCGCACAGGGAGGCGTCGGAGAGGCTGGAcatggaggcggcggccgcggccggggtGACGAACGTGGAGAAGCTGGAGGACGCGCCGAAGGATCTGGCGCTAGATAGATACAAAATGTTTCTGAAGCAGTATAAGGAATGGGTGGAGGCAAACCGGGATAGGTTGGAGCAGGAATCCTACCAG TACGACCAGGATTACTACCCTGGCAGAAGAAAAAGAGGTAAGGACTACAGAGAAGATATG CATGAACTTCCATTCTACTATCCTGGACAG ATTTGTTATGGGCAAGTGACGACCGTTCACCTCTATCAGGGAGCCTTTGTGGACATCGGCTGTGTCCATGATGG GTGGGTGTCGATAAAAGGAAATGACTGGTATTGGATTCGGCATCACATCAAGCCTGGCATGAAAGTATATGTGGAGATTCTG GCCAAACGAGATCCCTACCGTTTCCGCTTTCCACTTGAAATGCGATTTGTATATCCCAACATTGATCACCTAAT ATTCAATAGATTTGACTTTCCACCAATATTTCACCGCAAGGAGGATACTAACCCAGAGCAGTTGTGG CGTGAAGGTGGACGGCCACCCATTCCTAGGAAAAAACCTTTAAAGGATATGGAAAAGGAACCTTTGGTATCAGATCATCCTTTTGTTGATACG CTTTGGGAATGGCATAATGCAGAGCAGATGATTTTAGACTACGAGGAGCAAAATCCAGATAAATTCAAGGATACAACATATGAGTCCACAGTTGATGCATCCTCATTCGATGAAGAAAACAGAGTTGAATACACTGAAGGATATTTTAAAGAAACACGGCTAAAAAAGAAAGTTGTG AATGTAAACATCAAAGAACTTGATCTTGATGCTGCTCGTGCTGAGCGCCAG CTGATAAAAAGACTTAAAAAGGAAGCAGAGGAAAGAGGAGAGCAGTACAAAGTTGGGAAGCTCCGACGCAACAGAGAAATGGATGAGTATGATCTGATGCAATGGCGGCGTTCATTTGAAGAAAGGGAAGCCCTTATCAGAGACATCTGTTG TCGGAAAGCCCTTGGTCTTCCTATTGAGGAACCTGGGCGATATGATGTAGACGAGGCAGAGGTCTATGGGAAGGATTACTATGACCCAGAGAAGCCAATGTACCGCTATGACTACTGGGGAGAGCCCAAGAACACCGAGAAGACCAGGCTGGAGCGGGACGTGGAGCGTCACAACCAACAGGTTGTTGGAGACGCAAAGAAATGGTGCGAGATGTCGTACGATGACTACATCCGCAAGAAGCTGTGGTTGGAAGCAGCTGAAGCAAGGGAAAGGCAGAGAAAAGCATCGGAGCcacaagaggaggaagaggagtacgACGACGGGATGGACCTGGACTTGAAGAAGATGACCGATCCTCGCGCCCCGCATAACCGGTTTTACATCACGAAATGA
- the LOC112891681 gene encoding probable thimet oligopeptidase: protein MEPRRRERKFIAVAGAAALVAVGLNIAFSAVAAHRRRKRQELPGFTAQLNLSAAEIKRLADRIIAKAKETYDSVAAVPLDKVSFANVVAPLAELDALQFPLVQACVLPRMVSTSEDVRKASAEAEKRLDSHFVLCRQREDVYRVIKAFAVKGERIGPEATRFLQCLVKEFERNGVKLSPSKRKEMEKLKCHIDELNLNYLQNLNDFTKFLLLNEDELAGMPFEFLKDLEKAEGKLKVPLTSYHVTPILEHCKVGSTRKQIAVAYGQKGGKDNLGILENLVQLRHKFARLLGYANYADFAIEPRMPRTSRKVLEFLEEISEQLSDVANRELSILKDLKMKEEGNAQVGMEDLLYYIKRAEEFKVDLDIGEIKQYFPVSLVISGMLKMFQDLFALRFDESKDAEVWHDTVRVFSVWDASSSDLLGYFFLDIFAREGKYAHTCVVTLQNGCLCSDGTRKVPAAVLLSQCPKEFDGNSALLRFPEVVRLFHEFSHVVHHISNRATFSRFSALRLEGDFAEIPSLLLENWCYESISLKMMSGFHQDITKSITSEACQSLKRRRDLFAGLKMKQEILLCLVDQIIHSSENVDIDDLIKELHPKVMLGIPLLEGTSPASCFPRIAIGYDAVCYSYIWSEVFAADLFVSKFKDDLLNQHAGLRFRNKVLAPGGSKDSLEIITDYLGREPSLQPFIRSRTRNSL from the exons ATGGAGCCCAGGAGGCGGGAGCGCAAGTTCATCGCCGTCGCAGGCGCGGCGGCGCTAGTCGCCGTCGGCCTAAACATCGCCTTCTCCGCCGTAGCCGCCCACCGCCGGAGGAAGCGACAAG AGCTTCCAGGGTTTACTGCTCAACTCAACTTGTCAGCAGCTGAGATTAAAAGATTAGCTGACCGCATCATCGCTAAGGCGAAGGAAACATATGATTCAGTGGCTGCAGTGCCCCTAGATAAA GTCAGTTTTGCAAATGTTGTTGCACCACTGGCAGAGTTAGATGCGCTGCAATTTCCTCTGGTTCAAGCTTGTGTTCTCCCAAGGATGGTATCAACATCTGAGGATGTTCGGAAAGCCAGTGCTGAGGCAGAGAAACGATTGGATTCTCACTTTGTGCTGTGCAG GCAGCGTGAGGATGTTTATCGTGTAATAAAAGCATTCGCAGTGAAAGGTGAAAGAATAGGTCCTGAAGCAACAAGATTTCTCCAGTGCTTG GTGAAAGAGTTTGAGCGCAACGGAGTAAAACTATCACcgagcaagagaaaagaaatggagaAATTGAAATGCCATATAGATGAATTAAACTTAAACTATCTCCAAAATCTGAATGATTTCACCAAATTCCTCCTTTTAAACGAGGatgagctagctggaatgcccTTTGAGTTCCTAAAG GATCTGGAAAAGGCTGAAGGGAAGCTGAAGGTTCCGTTAACTAGTTACCATGTTACTCCAATTCTCGAGCACTGcaag GTTGGCTCTACCAGGAAGCAGATTGCTGTTGCTTATGGACAGAAAGGTGGGAAGGATAATCTAGGCATCCTAGAAAATTTG GTTCAGCTAAGACACAAGTTTGCTAGATTGCTGGGGTATGCCAACTATGCTGATTTTGCTATTGAGCCCAGAATGCCAAGGACATCAAGGAAG GtcttagagtttttggaagagATATCAGAACAGTTAAGTGATGTAGCTAATAGAGAGCTCAGCATACTCAAAGACCTTAAG ATGAAGGAGGAAGGAAATGCTCAGGTCGGCATGGAAGATTTGTTGTACTACATCAAAAGAGCTGAAGAATTCAAGGTTGATCTTGACATTGGTGAAATTAAACAATACTTTCCTGTTAGCCTGGTCATATCTGGAATGTTGAAGATGTTTCAGGATCTATTCG CACTACGATTTGATGAAAGTAAGGATGCTGAGGTTTGGCATGATACAGTTCGTGTGTTTTCTGTCTGGGATGCAAGTTCAAGTGATCTCTTGGGTTATTTTTTTCTCGACATCTTTGCCAG GGAAGGAAAGTATGCCCACACTTGTGTTGTGACACTTCAAAATGGATGCTTGTGTTCTGATGGTACACGTAAG GTTCCGGCTGCTGTGCTATTATCTCAATGTCCAAAAGAGTTTGATGGGAATTCAGCATTGCTGCGGTTCCCTGAAGTTGTCAGGCTATTCCATGAATTTAGCCATGTG GTCCATCACATATCCAACAGAGCCACCTTTTCAAGATTTTCAGCTCTCCGACTGGAGGGTGACTTCGCTGAAATTCCAAGCCTGCTACTCGAGAACTG GTGCTATGAGAGCATTTCTCTGAAAATGATGTCCGGCTTCCATCAG GACATTACGAAATCCATAACTAGTGAAGCTTGCCAATCTCTGAAAAGGAGGCGTGATTTATTTGCTGGCCTGAAAATGAAACAGGAGATCCTTTTGT GCCTTGTTGATCAGATAATACATTCAAGTGAGAATGTGGATATTGATGACTTAATCAAGGAGCTTCATCCCAAG GTAATGTTGGGTATACCTTTATTGGAAGGGACCAGTCCAGCTTCATGCTTTCCTCGTATTGCTATTGGCTATGATGCTGTGTGCTACAGTTACATATGGAGTGAG GTTTTTGCTGCTGACCTCTTTGTATCAAAATTTAAAGATGACTTGCTCAATCAGCATGCAGGATTGCGATTCAGAAATAAG GTGTTGGCTCCAGGAGGCTCAAAAGATTCACTGGAGATAATAACCGACTACCTAGGAAGAGAACCATCACTCCAACCTTTTATTCGGAGCAGAACAAGGAACAGTTTGTGA